A stretch of the Aspergillus puulaauensis MK2 DNA, chromosome 6, nearly complete sequence genome encodes the following:
- a CDS encoding phosphatidylinositol-specific phospholipase C (COG:T;~EggNog:ENOG410PKC3;~InterPro:IPR000909,IPR017946;~PFAM:PF00388;~go_function: GO:0008081 - phosphoric diester hydrolase activity [Evidence IEA];~go_process: GO:0006629 - lipid metabolic process [Evidence IEA]) → MVAENLIIRNLSSTPITLKRIERFRAPEKARDVDIGALAKNFTRLVTNVTRAEAPVTSIEENTKAFEHKDVDIHVEPFKTVRTDLRSFIDSDKERIRWVFESKGERHQIQTPVPTTETASMKPLSNDAKLRFTGIFSPAGSHLAVFSSANLNAWMRELKDDTLLSSLSIPGTHNSPTCHVAPPSVRCQAVDPREQLKNGVRFFDIRVQPKFPEDKSKDELALVHSTFPISLTGEKLFRDLEREVNDFLEHNPSETLIISLKREGPGNHTDQQLSRIVRDHYARDGSRWYTDPKIPTLGEARGKIVLVRRFDMLEELKGIHGGRGWGINATGWADNCDNAACPSGQLVVQDFYEVLEAQNIDKKVQYVTAHCKRAGETSYPFGVLPGPQATRAHPFYINFLSASNFFKLGTWPEKIAEKVNPATVDYLCRRHGEKEGADWGTGVLVTDWVGLDGDWDLVRAIVGLNAKLMTRQRNNENKDHKENHERK, encoded by the coding sequence ATGGTGGCTGAAAACTTGATCATCCGGAATCTTAGTTCCACGCCAATTACACTGAAGCGCATTGAACGCTTTCGCGCCCCTGAGAAGGCTCGCGATGTCGATATCGGCGCCCTGGCAAAGAACTTCACCAGACTTGTGACTAACGTCACTCGCGCTGAGGCGCCTGTCACATCAATTGAAGAAAACACCAAAGCTTTTGAGCACAAGGATGTCGATATCCATGTGGAACCCTTCAAGACGGTTCGCACTGATCTTCGTTCCTTCATTGACTCGGACAAGGAGCGAATCCGTTGGGTTTTCGAGTCAAAGGGTGAGCGACACCAAATCCAAACTCCAGTTCCTACGACCGAGACTGCCAGTATGAAGCCGTTGAGCAACGATGCCAAACTTAGGTTTACTGGCATTTTCTCACCGGCGGGATCCCACCTCGCCGTTTTCTCCTCCGCAAACTTGAACGCATGGATGCGAGAGCTGAAGGATGATACTCTGctttcctccctctccatcccaGGAACGCACAACTCACCAACTTGCCATGTTGCACCACCCTCTGTCCGCTGCCAGGCCGTCGACCCGCGCGAGCAGCTTAAAAACGGCGTCCGGTTCTTCGACATCCGGGTCCAACCCAAGTTTCCTGAGGACAAATCCAAGGACGAACTCGCCCTCGTGCACAGCACGTTCCCTATTTCCCTAACTGGGGAGAAATTGTTCCGTGATCTCGAACGTGAAGTCAACGACTTCCTTGAACACAACCCCTCTGAGACCCTCATCATCTCTTTGAAACGCGAGGGCCCAGGAAATCACACCGACCAACAACTCAGTCGTATCGTTCGCGATCACTACGCCCGTGACGGGAGTAGATGGTATACCGATCCAAAAATCCCAACCCTAGGCGAAGCCCGCGGCAAGATTGTTCTTGTCCGCCGCTTCGACATGCTTGAGGAACTCAAGGGCATCCACGGCGGCCGAGGTTGGGGCATCAACGCCACCGGTTGGGCAGACAACTGTGACAACGCCGCCTGTCCGAGTGGCCAATTAGTCGTTCAAGATTTCTACGAAGTCCTGGAAGCCCAGAACATCGATAAGAAAGTCCAATACGTGACCGCGCACTGCAAACGTGCTGGCGAAACCTCCTACCCGTTTGGAGTTCTCCCAGGACCCCAGGCGACCAGGGCCCATCCGTTTTATATCAATTTCCTCAGCGCAAGCAACTTCTTCAAACTGGGAACATGGCCTGAGAAAATTGCCGAAAAGGTGAACCCGGCCACTGTTGATTATCTTTGCAGGAGGcatggagagaaagagggggCTGATTGGGGAACTGGCGTTCTGGTTACGGACTGGGTTGGcttggatggggattgggatcTTGTCAGGGCTATTGTGGGGTTGAACGCTAAGCTTATGACGAGACAGAGGAATAATGAGAACAAGGACCACAAGGAGAACCATGAAAGAAAATAG